CGAACTTGCTGTTGATGAACCACGACCTATCAACGAGGCAATAGCGGAGATGACAGCCGCCGCACTCAGTGGTGGGGCTGTTCTCTGCACTGACTCGATTACAACGCTTGCGCCATTGCGGGCAGCGTACTTGGCAAAAATCTTTCCGCTGATCAATGAAGCCGCTATGCCTGTAGATATTTACGACGACCCTTTCCCGAAAGTTTGGAGCCTGCCTATTTCAACACCTCGCGAAACATGGCATCTCGCCGCAATCTTCAATTGGAATGATCGCGAAGATGACGTTTATTTTGAACTCAATGCGCTTGGTGTACCTGAATCTTCTAACGGGTTTCTTGTCCATGATTTCTGGATGCGTCAATACCTCGGTAGGGTTTCACAAGGCGTAAACTTATTGAATATTCCACCCCGTTCGGCTAAATTGCTCTGTTTCCGTGAGGAGCAGGACGTGCCCCAATTGCTCGCAACCGATATCCACTATACACAGGGCGGTACCGAGATATTATCTGCCGGTTGGGACAGTCACAGCCAAACCTATCTACTCGTTTGCAAGCCGCTTAGACAGACAGAGGGCACCTGCTTTATCCATGTTCCAGAGGATTATCTGCCCATAAGTGTGGCGACTTACGGCAGCAACTACGAATATAGTTGGGACAAACCGATTTATGAATTAAAATTTACCGAGACGCAACCGGATCAGTTAGTACACGCCAGTATTCACTTCGCAAAAACTTCGGGAGGCACCGTGTAACTTCAGTACGCCCCAGGCCCCGTAGGTGCGGTTTCCTAACCGCACCGGACTGCCCCAAGAAATTACCGAATTAACTTTTTAATTTTCATAGGAAAGTTGGTGTCAGAACATGAGCACTGTTCATACACAGATACAAGCCCTTAAAACGCGGGCAAGTGTTTGCACGGCTTGTGACTTAGCGGAAACCCGCACAAACGTCGTTTTCGGTAGTGGGGATGCCACCGCGAAATTAGTACTTGTCGCAGAGGGACCCTCCGCTGCAGATAATCACACAACGCTGCCATTTTCAGGGCCTACTGGGAATTTGCTTGATGAAGTATTGACAATAAATGACTTGACGCGCAGTGACATCTGGCTCACCAATATCATTAAGTGCCGAGCAGCAGGTCTCAAAGGGGGTGTGTTGAAAAACCGCCCGCCGAAAGTATCAGAGATTAAAGCCTGCTCCAAATGGCTTGATGGCGAACTCACCCTCATACAACCTTCCGTGATTCTCTGCATGGGGGCACCTGCAGCGAAGGCACTGATTCACCGAAGTTTCCGCATTACCGAAGAACGCGGCGTCTGGTTTACAGATACGCAGTACGCACCCTTTGTGATGGCAACGTTTAATCCTGCTTACATCCTACGACAAGAGGGTGAAGATTTCACGGCAATGCGACAAGTCCTCGTTAATGACATTGCTGATGCGGTCCGGAAGTTACAGGAGGCACCCGAAGTTCCCAGACTTACCCTTTTTTAGCTAAGATTTACCGTTTGCCATTTGTACCTATCGGCTCTGCTTGATTTTACCCCAAAGCGTCGCGGCTTTATCCGCAGGTTCAACCGCCAGTGTCGCGTCTAAACCGTTATCCATGAGCGATTGGATGTCGTCTTCCTCAAGTGCGACATCAAAGAGGATCATTTCATCGAACATACCCTCCCACTCTCTGCCGCCGCCACTCCATGAACCGATGCGTCCAGGTCCAAATTCCCCCGCCAAGGGACCCCATTTCCCCTCAGCGTCAAGTTCGCCGTCGAAGTAGACGCGAACCGATTCTTCGTTGCTACTGTAGGCGACTGCAAGATGGAACCATTTATTCAAGATGCTCTTATCCGCTGTGAAATCCGAATCGGGCCAACCCGGGTGCCGAACCGGGTTGTTGGAATGAATAGCCATCTCCATCTTATTATCCGGTCGAAATTGATAATGGACATACCCCGCTGCCCAACCGTCACGGTTAAAGAAACATCTCCACGCGCCAACTCTCCCTGTTGAATTGAACCATTTCATGAGCGTAAAGTCTTCGAGCGGTCCAATCTCTGGAACGGTGACCCAAGCGTCTTTTCCATTGAGTTCAATGGCGTTACCGAATTTGCCTTTCACCCATTTGGCACCGCCGACAAGGTCTCCATCATTACCATTGTCAGATGAATCTTCAGCCACTTTTCCATTTGTTTCGTCAAACAACCATGCACCGACAATAGATTCTGGGTCGATTTCAGCGTTACTGAGTTGCACAAACATGCAAACTACGATGATTAAACTGATGCTAAAACGTATCATCTTGGTTCTCCTCTGTTTATCGGTTGTCTATTTCTGAAAACTAAGAAAATCTCTAAGGGCGATTATATCACAAATTATCGAAAAACTGCGCAAAATTTTGCTGATTTCATCCAATTTATTGTGTTTATTGGGCAATATAATTGCTTTGAGACGGTAATAAAAAAAATACGAAGCAGTTCCCTGAAATTTTTCCAAATTCTGTGAGAAAATCGAAAAAAATGGTTGACAAATCTCTGAGAACATGTTATAATATTTAACGCTCACGATGCAAAATGGCGTTGGGTGAATTTTGTGTCTTGGATAATCGAGCCAATCTGGTATTGGCAAGTCTGTTTTACCCGCGCAGGAATGACTTTCAAATCAAAAATTTTGGTGATAGTTTGTTTAAAATCGGGCTATAATGTAGGCAGTTTGCCTTTAGTTTCGTAGAACCGACGCCTGAGCGTCTATCTACTAAATCGGGGGTGGAAGTGGTATCTCGACGTAAATTTTTCAAATTCCTTGGTTGGGGAAATTTCACTGCAGCACTGGGGCTAACCTTGGGACCAGGGCTCGTTCGGTATCTTTATCCGCGTGTCCTGTTTGAACCGTCCTCCATTTTTAAAGCAGGATTTCCAGCAGAGTATCCGCCGGGCAGTGTTAGCGAAAAGTTCAAAAAGGAACCTTATGGTGTTTGGATTGTCCGGAAACAGGATGGCGAATTCTACGCACTCTTAACTATGTGCACACATCTTGGATGCACGCCGCGCTGGCTCGGTTCTGAAAATAAATTCAAGTGCCCCTGCCACGGTAGCGGTTTTGACCGTGAGGGTGTCAACTACGAGGGGCCCGCACCACGACCGCTTGAACGCGTTAAAATTACATTAGCAGAAGATGGTCAGATCGAAATTGATAAGTCTGTGAAGTTTTTAGGTGAGAAGGGGCAGTGGACCGACCCAAGCTCCTTTTTGAAGGTCTGAAGAAAGGAGAGCATTTGTGCCTGACTTCGGTCAGGTAGAAAAGGCGTTTCGGCGTTATAGGGCGTATCTTGAATATTCCTTGTCGCAACGTACGCGTCGAAACTTGCTATAAAAAGTATGAACGAAGAACGTAAAGGGCTCAAAGAAAAGATTACGAATTCCGACATTTGGCGCTCTATATTCCGCCACGGATATGAAGATACAGGGCGCAGGTACACCTTACAAATTCTCCAAAACGTCTGGTTGCATCTCCATCCTCCTCGGGTTTCTCGCCATGCACTCAACTTCCGTTTTACATGGTGCATGGGCGGTATTACCTTCCTAATGTTCCTCGTGACAGCTGTCACGGGCGTGCTCCTGATGTTCTATTATCGACCGACTGCCGAATACGCCTTCCACGATGTACAATACCTCGAATTTGATATTCCGTTCGGGATGCTCCTACGGAACATGCACCGCTGGGCAGCGCACGGGATGGTTATTTCGGTGATGTTGCACATGTTCAGAGTCTTTTTGACCGGTTCCTATAAGAAGCCACGCGAATTCAACTGGGCAGTGGGTGTCATCTTACTGCTTGTGACATTTTTCCTGAGTTTTACTGGCTACCTGTTGCCCTGGGATCAATTGGCTTTTTGGGCTGTGACTGTCGGAACGAACATGGCACGCGCAACACCCGTGTTGGGACACGAAGGTCCATTCGCACCGCAAGACATCACACAATCCAACGATGTCCGATTTGCCTTACTCGCAGGTACGATTGTAGGACCCTCAACGCTCTTGAGGTTCTATATTCTACATTGTGTCGCTGTGCCGCTTTTGGCAAGCGTTTTGATGGCGTTGCATTTCTGGCGTGTCCGTAAAGATGGAGGCATCTCTGGACCGCTATAGACGGCATGGCTGGAACAAATCTTTGGTGGCAGCGGAACACAGTTTCTCTTAGCATGGGCAAGCAATCCTACCTTCAAAGGAGCAGAAAATCGTATGGAGCATTTTATAGCACTGGTGACGAAGCCGGATAATGTCCCTATTGTTGCTATTCTCTTTTTGATACCCTATTTCATCTGGCTCTCTTATCGGCAGGCACGCCTGACTGACAAAGCAGGTGTACCTTCGGATGCTGCACTCAACGATAAAGTCTATGTGTGGCCCTACCTCTGCCGAAACGAATTTATCTGCGCAATTATTGTGATGCTGGTGCTTGGGGTCTGGTCTATTATGATTGATGCCCCACTTGAAGAGCCGAGTGATCCGACGAAAACCCCCAATCCATCTAAAGCACCGTGGTATTTCCTCGCACTCCAGGAGATGTTGGTTTACTTCGATCCGTGGATTGCCGGTGTCGTACTGCCGGGGCTAATTATCGCAGGCTTGATTGCTATTCCCTACATTGACACCAATCCAAAAGGTAAAGGCTATTATACCATCAAAGAACGTCCGTTCGCTCTCGCCGTATTCTCTTTCGGATTTATCATTTTGTGGATCGTCTTGATGGTCGTTGGGACATTTCTCAGAGGACCCGGATGGAATTTCTTCGCGCCATGGGATTATTGGGACCCACACCTTGTTGTGCCACTGACGAACGTCAATTTATCGTATCTTTTCGGTATTCGGAGTGAGGTTACAGCAAACTTTTTCGGCTTCGCCGTCGTCGCAGGTTATTTCTCGCTCGGGCCGATTGTCTATTTATGGAAGCGAAATAGTAACCGTTTCTTACAGGAACTCGGTCTCGTTCGATATATTATTGTCTCGTTTCTGTTTTTAACTATGCTCGCACTGCCAATAAAAATGATTTTGCGAATATTCTTCAATGTGAAATATATCTGGGTCTCCCCGTGGTTCAACATTTAGCAAAAATGGCGCGCCCGTGGGCATTTTGTAGGCAATGACATCGTATCGTATCAATCGACATGGAGGTAGTAAAGTTCGTGAGGAACAAAAAAGAAATTCCTGCTGAAAATAAATCGTATTCTGCTTTGTTCTTTATTCTGTCCGGTCTGTTAGGGCTTGTAACCTTATGGGGGTTCTGGAGTGAGATGATCACTCGTCGCCCGTGGAAGCAGATCCAGCAGCAATTTTATCAGTATGAGTATGAGAAGACAGATGCAGAATTGGCAAACGCAAAGTTAGATTTGCCTGAACTTTCCACACCTCAAGAACCTGACGCGAAAGAGTTAGGTAGGTTAACAAAAACGGTTGAGACTGCTCAAGTTTCACTCGACGAAGCATTGCAGGAACGAAAGTTCCGGCAGAGCGAATCGGATGCGATTAACTATAAATATCAACATAGCCTCCACGTAGCAAAAGGTAAACGCAACGCGACTGTTGACAAATGGCAAGAGAAATTAGCTGGACTTGAATCTCAGATTGAAGGTGAACTCACCGAAGCCGTCTTAGCAGCAGAGGCGACTTTCGCGAGTGCCAACAAAGCATTGGCGCAGTTCTATCAAACCAGTAATGACCCGCAGCGCGCACTCAGCACCTACCTCATTGCCCAAAAATATAATGCCACAGACGCAGAAATCGTTGATGGTATCGCCGCTGCGCAAGCATCCCTACAATCACTACAAGCCGACAAAGCCAAGTATGATGAAGTCTCACGTCTGCAGGAAAAATTAGGTTCGGTTGGCGGTATCAAACGAACTTTCCTCGGTAGCCTATTAGAAAATCCGTTCCGTGAGACACGAACCATTACGCAATACTATCTTGAAGATTTCGGTTACACCGCAGATAGGTGTGCGACGTGCCATTTTTCTGCTGATAGGAGCGGCTACGAACAATCCGCACAAGAGACGTTTGAGGTCGAAGGTGATGGCGAAAATCCCGTCGTACATCGCCTCAAGCACGCAAGCGTCAAGGTCGGTAGTGAAAGCATCATAATTGATGGGTTTGATGCGGAAGCCGATGAATATACACTGGAAGCAGACGGGACGCTTACGTTTAGTGATGTGGATGTCTTCGGTGAAGTTGAGATTTCTTATGAGACCGGCTACCGGTCCGTCCTTCAAACGCATCCGCACCGCGATGTCCTCCTCGCGATGCACCCGATTGATAGATTTGGGTGTACACCATGTCACGGTGGACAGGGGCAAGCACTGACAGCGAAAGCCGCGCACGCGCTAACACATGCTGAATATTGGCTCAGTCCTGTACTCGGGTTAGATGAACATACCGGTGGAACGTCCGAAGAGACGAAAGGGTATATGGAATCTAACTGTCGCCGGTGCCATGATGGGGTCATGAAATTAGATTACGGCGTAGATCCTGAAACAGATGAACCTGTTGACTATGCGCCGAATCTCACAAAAGGGTTGGCTCTCTTTGAAGACCTCGGTTGCCACGGTTGCCACGCTGTGGAGGGGTATAGTGCAATCGAAAACATTGCCAAAGTCGGTCCATCGCTTGCCAAAGTCGGCAGTAAGGTGAAAGACACGGCTTGGCTCGAAAGTTGGATTAAGAAACCCGAAGCCTATCTACCAAATGCGACGATGCCGAACTTCTTCCCCGCCGAGGGTATGAGTCAAGTCGTCTATCTCAAGAACGGCGGAACGCGCACCGGCGTTGTCACAAAAACAACCAACGGTATTGAGATTAAAACAGATGATGGCACTGTATATCCCTATCCCGACGATTATGTCCTCCGTATCGTTGATGAAGTGAAGTCTATTGCAGCATATCTCGCAACGATGAGTGATGCAAATCTTGATGAATCCTCCGTAAACTATTCCCAATCTGAGAGCGTTATTAAGGCAGGCGAGGAAACTGTTAAAACCGTCGGCTGCCTCACATGCCATACTGTTGACGGTTTAGGGAGCGATTTCGGCCCAGCACTTGATAGTGTCGGGGCGAAGGTCACACCGAATTATCTCCGTCAGTGGATCAGCGACCCGAAGGCTTATGATCCCGATACCAGTATGCCGAGTTTGCGGTTAAGTAACCGCGAAATTGACAACGTTGTCGCCTATTTGATGAGTTTGCAGAAAGCAACTCCCAACGCAGCAGGTGAATCCATCGGTGAAGTGGACGTAGCAGAGGGCGAAACACTCGTCAGAACTTACGGATGTTTCGGTTGCCACGAAATACCTGGTTTTGAAGATGAATCGAAGGTCGGTGCTGACCTTGGCGAATTCGGCGCGAAACTCGCTGATGAACTTGACTTTGGCGATACAGTAGGCATTGAACATAGTTGGACCGGATGGACGATCGGCAAAGTTACTGACCCGCGACGTTATCAAACCCGACGGATTGCCTCGCGGATGCCTGTCTTTCATCAAATTAAGGACAACGAAGAAAATGCAAGGGCACTCGCTGTGCTTTTGAAGAGTTTCCAACCCGAAAAATATCCGCTCAGCTATATCCATAACCGATCCGAAAAGTTGAATCGTATTGATGCTGGCAGACGATTGGTTAAAAAATATAACTGCACCGGATGCCATGAGATTGAGGGTGCAGGTGGCGATTATCGCGACGTTATCATCGCACATGAAGGACTCAGTGATATGATTGCCACGCAGCTTGCACCACCACCATTGAAGGCTGAAGGCGCGAGAGTCTATCCAGACTGGTTGTTTAAGTTCCTCAAAGAGCCTTCTGATATCCGATACGGACTCAAAGTCCGGATGCCGACATTTGGTCTATCTGATGATGAAGCGACCACGCTTGTTGAATACTTCTCTGCGCTTGACGATGAACCGTTCCCTTATGAGACGCTTGAGGTGCCAACCCCAACACGGGCTGAATTGCGGGTCGGTAAACAGGTTTTTGACGAGCTTCAGTGCATCTCTTGTCATCCTTCGCAGGGTGAAGTGATTCCTGCAGGAAGTGACAAGGCCGGACGGCCCGATCTTTCATTGGCAAAAGAACGTCTTAAACCGGATTGGCTCATTGATTGGATGAAAGATCCACAGTCGTTCCAACCCGGAACGGCGATGCCACAAGCCTGGCCACTCGTCGGTGGACAACACATGGCAGTTGATGGTTACGCTGGCAATGATGCTGAAAAACAGATTCAACTCGTCCGAGATTATATGATCTCGTTAGGGCGTTAAGAGTTATCAGTTATCAGGCAACTGACAACTCTTAAAACTGGTAGCCATTATGAGACACCTTGCCGTCGTCATCGTCATGATTATTGTATGGCTCAACGGGTTAATCTGGTTGGGTAAGCAGGTCGATCCAAGTACGAAGTATCAGTCGGAGATAGAATACAAGTACGCACGATATTGCGCTGGATGTCACGGAAACAATGGAGAAGGCAACGGACGCATCGGTCGTTTCAAGAAACTGGACCCGGCAGACCTAACCGACAACAGCCTCTGGGAAATGCACGACGATGAACAATTGCTGGATAGCATTAACACCGGAAAGAACGACATGCCGGCGTTCTACTACTATCTCAGCGATGAAGAGCAACGTGAGATTCTCGCCTACATTAAGGAGACATTTCGTCCCTAACTTGAA
This sequence is a window from Candidatus Poribacteria bacterium. Protein-coding genes within it:
- a CDS encoding cytochrome b N-terminal domain-containing protein, which encodes MNEERKGLKEKITNSDIWRSIFRHGYEDTGRRYTLQILQNVWLHLHPPRVSRHALNFRFTWCMGGITFLMFLVTAVTGVLLMFYYRPTAEYAFHDVQYLEFDIPFGMLLRNMHRWAAHGMVISVMLHMFRVFLTGSYKKPREFNWAVGVILLLVTFFLSFTGYLLPWDQLAFWAVTVGTNMARATPVLGHEGPFAPQDITQSNDVRFALLAGTIVGPSTLLRFYILHCVAVPLLASVLMALHFWRVRKDGGISGPL
- a CDS encoding uracil-DNA glycosylase, which codes for MSTVHTQIQALKTRASVCTACDLAETRTNVVFGSGDATAKLVLVAEGPSAADNHTTLPFSGPTGNLLDEVLTINDLTRSDIWLTNIIKCRAAGLKGGVLKNRPPKVSEIKACSKWLDGELTLIQPSVILCMGAPAAKALIHRSFRITEERGVWFTDTQYAPFVMATFNPAYILRQEGEDFTAMRQVLVNDIADAVRKLQEAPEVPRLTLF
- a CDS encoding c-type cytochrome gives rise to the protein MRNKKEIPAENKSYSALFFILSGLLGLVTLWGFWSEMITRRPWKQIQQQFYQYEYEKTDAELANAKLDLPELSTPQEPDAKELGRLTKTVETAQVSLDEALQERKFRQSESDAINYKYQHSLHVAKGKRNATVDKWQEKLAGLESQIEGELTEAVLAAEATFASANKALAQFYQTSNDPQRALSTYLIAQKYNATDAEIVDGIAAAQASLQSLQADKAKYDEVSRLQEKLGSVGGIKRTFLGSLLENPFRETRTITQYYLEDFGYTADRCATCHFSADRSGYEQSAQETFEVEGDGENPVVHRLKHASVKVGSESIIIDGFDAEADEYTLEADGTLTFSDVDVFGEVEISYETGYRSVLQTHPHRDVLLAMHPIDRFGCTPCHGGQGQALTAKAAHALTHAEYWLSPVLGLDEHTGGTSEETKGYMESNCRRCHDGVMKLDYGVDPETDEPVDYAPNLTKGLALFEDLGCHGCHAVEGYSAIENIAKVGPSLAKVGSKVKDTAWLESWIKKPEAYLPNATMPNFFPAEGMSQVVYLKNGGTRTGVVTKTTNGIEIKTDDGTVYPYPDDYVLRIVDEVKSIAAYLATMSDANLDESSVNYSQSESVIKAGEETVKTVGCLTCHTVDGLGSDFGPALDSVGAKVTPNYLRQWISDPKAYDPDTSMPSLRLSNREIDNVVAYLMSLQKATPNAAGESIGEVDVAEGETLVRTYGCFGCHEIPGFEDESKVGADLGEFGAKLADELDFGDTVGIEHSWTGWTIGKVTDPRRYQTRRIASRMPVFHQIKDNEENARALAVLLKSFQPEKYPLSYIHNRSEKLNRIDAGRRLVKKYNCTGCHEIEGAGGDYRDVIIAHEGLSDMIATQLAPPPLKAEGARVYPDWLFKFLKEPSDIRYGLKVRMPTFGLSDDEATTLVEYFSALDDEPFPYETLEVPTPTRAELRVGKQVFDELQCISCHPSQGEVIPAGSDKAGRPDLSLAKERLKPDWLIDWMKDPQSFQPGTAMPQAWPLVGGQHMAVDGYAGNDAEKQIQLVRDYMISLGR
- a CDS encoding cytochrome C produces the protein MEHFIALVTKPDNVPIVAILFLIPYFIWLSYRQARLTDKAGVPSDAALNDKVYVWPYLCRNEFICAIIVMLVLGVWSIMIDAPLEEPSDPTKTPNPSKAPWYFLALQEMLVYFDPWIAGVVLPGLIIAGLIAIPYIDTNPKGKGYYTIKERPFALAVFSFGFIILWIVLMVVGTFLRGPGWNFFAPWDYWDPHLVVPLTNVNLSYLFGIRSEVTANFFGFAVVAGYFSLGPIVYLWKRNSNRFLQELGLVRYIIVSFLFLTMLALPIKMILRIFFNVKYIWVSPWFNI
- a CDS encoding Rieske 2Fe-2S domain-containing protein, which gives rise to MVSRRKFFKFLGWGNFTAALGLTLGPGLVRYLYPRVLFEPSSIFKAGFPAEYPPGSVSEKFKKEPYGVWIVRKQDGEFYALLTMCTHLGCTPRWLGSENKFKCPCHGSGFDREGVNYEGPAPRPLERVKITLAEDGQIEIDKSVKFLGEKGQWTDPSSFLKV
- a CDS encoding cytochrome c encodes the protein MRHLAVVIVMIIVWLNGLIWLGKQVDPSTKYQSEIEYKYARYCAGCHGNNGEGNGRIGRFKKLDPADLTDNSLWEMHDDEQLLDSINTGKNDMPAFYYYLSDEEQREILAYIKETFRP
- a CDS encoding LamG domain-containing protein, producing the protein MIRFSISLIIVVCMFVQLSNAEIDPESIVGAWLFDETNGKVAEDSSDNGNDGDLVGGAKWVKGKFGNAIELNGKDAWVTVPEIGPLEDFTLMKWFNSTGRVGAWRCFFNRDGWAAGYVHYQFRPDNKMEMAIHSNNPVRHPGWPDSDFTADKSILNKWFHLAVAYSSNEESVRVYFDGELDAEGKWGPLAGEFGPGRIGSWSGGGREWEGMFDEMILFDVALEEDDIQSLMDNGLDATLAVEPADKAATLWGKIKQSR